CACCCCCGCTTTTGTGCCGAACCCGAGCGCCAGCAAGGCGAATACCGCATAGCGCATCGGTTCGCTCACGGTCACCGATGCGGCGCGCCATTCACCCAGGTCCATCGTACCGGTTGCGCGGGCCATCAAGAGGAAGCCAACGAACAGGCATGCGAATCCCGCATGCGTCATGACGAAATACACCCAGCCCGCATGTTGCGTCTCCCCATGCTCAGCCTCTGTCATCACGAGAAAATACGATGCCAGCGACATCACCTCCCACATGAGCAGAAATGTCAGCGCGTTGCGGGCCAGGACGACGAGCACCATCCCGGCGAGGAAGGCATTGAACCCACACCCCATTCCCGCCAGCGAATGCCTTCCCTCATAGTCTCGGGTGTAGGCGATCGCATAGAGCGCGGAGGGGATCGCCGCCACCGCAATGACCAGAATAAAGAACGCGCTGAGGCGATCTATGCCGAGGGAGAATCCGCCGACAGGGAGGAGCGCCGGGATTATCACACCCAGCGTGCCGCCCGCCAGGCCCGCCGCGCCCAACGCGAGGGTTCCTATAGCGCCGACGAGCGCGCACGCGTGTCCCACCAGTCGCGATACGCGCGGCCAGGGCGCCGTCAGCAACGCCCCCGCTGCGCCGATGCCGAAGCACGCGAGCGTCAGGAGCAACAGATTCAGCGTCATCGTTTCACTGAGTGTTATCGTCACTTACCGAACCATCCCTGGGTCGAACATCCTGATGGTTCCCGCGGCTCTCAAGCGCCGCCAGGATTCCGACCAGGATCATCTGCGGGGGTGGCGGGCAGCCACCAACGACCAGATCGACCGGCACAATCGCCGACACGGGCCCGACGACCCCATAACCGCCCGCGAAGATTCCGCAATCCCTGGCGCAGTCGCCGATGGCGATCACGATCTTTGGGTCAGGGGTCGCATCATAGGTGCGCCTGAGAGGGCCGGCCATATTGCGTGTCACCGGACCCGTCACCAATAAACAATCGGCATGGCGCGGTGAGGCGACGAAGTGCATTCCATAACGCTCCAGATCATAGTAGGGGTTATTCAGCGCGCCGATCTCCAGCTCACACCCGTTGCACGAGCCCGCGTCCACTTCGCGGATATGCAGCGAGCGACCAAAAAGACGCCGTGCGCGCT
Above is a window of Candidatus Methylomirabilis sp. DNA encoding:
- a CDS encoding NADH-quinone oxidoreductase subunit B family protein; the encoded protein is MLTLIRKIWKTPVVTEPLLRPGHDAQIETIARQIEERARRLFGRSLHIREVDAGSCNGCELEIGALNNPYYDLERYGMHFVASPRHADCLLVTGPVTRNMAGPLRRTYDATPDPKIVIAIGDCARDCGIFAGGYGVVGPVSAIVPVDLVVGGCPPPPQMILVGILAALESRGNHQDVRPRDGSVSDDNTQ